The Pyrenophora tritici-repentis strain M4 chromosome 2, whole genome shotgun sequence genome window below encodes:
- a CDS encoding SprT, protein conserved in bacteria, protein MARLRKPSPNEPTIFMPPTEARATRASPRKATLQYASSQDDESLVLVPKSSRRTARGDSFADDTEQSFRMPKTATPKDALTPRKQRVLRPVESNSRLLRKLSDESLASPEKKKRERRVRSGTTDVDVERRDRLMYAKSLAKSVVNKQTRKPTIQVVAEAEVQVAAERSRGRGQEPKEQAVEAEEDEEVEEAETSLWCGDEEAETQREVAEPVADNSDDTEDEDAIVDTRNRRRQPRARRVVSDSEEEEGDMSDLQAAAHPRKPSFKIPELKPTAPVQEPANLTSMRPPHRKGHSTISNWAQEVIDLSDSPEAPASFVLPQPTHVRSSSFAASSRPTSSASNAPLAILTYSPTPTKKRSPRKAPPVSRPGTPPLAPPGPTKLVSPSKKKSAIPKAADIDGRPSLDAFWNPAAVNDWTDRHSPTKPIVSPKKQKWREDIVKMMEGVALEDSSDEGYESPTVSPKKKPTSRGPVKKKAPEITATPNIKQIREQRKAFAERKHAIAEAFLVELDNKISDGRIHELSKPTGGIKLVWSKTLKTTAGRANWRREQIRIRTGPLPTDTRVEIRHHCSIELAEKVIDDEERLYNVLAHEFCHLTTFMISEVRNNPHGAEFKSWGRKATAAFTNQGVEVTTKHSYQIEYKYVWECIACGYEFKRHSKSVDPARHSCGKCKGRLAQTKPTPRGVGAGAAVGKDGKREKSEYQVFVKENFARVKKDLELEGKDAQMGKVMEALGKEYRARNGVKGTEKEKVVIDLEEALGELKI, encoded by the coding sequence ATGGCACGTCTACGTAAACCGAGCCCAAACGAACCAACCATTTTTATGCCCCCCACAGAAGCGAGAGCGACGCGTGCAAGTCCCCGGAAAGCCACTCTACAATATGCATCATCACAAGACGATGAAAGCTTGGTGCTGGTTCCAAAGAGCTCGAGGCGCACAGCACGCGGTGACAGCTTTGCCGACGACACAGAGCAGTCGTTTCGCATGCCTAAGACAGCGACACCCAAAGATGCGCTTACTCCACGAAAGCAACGAGTATTGCGACCGGTAGAAAGTAACAGCCGCCTACTCAGGAAACTGAGTGACGAGAGCTTAGCGAGCCCGGAAAAGAAGAAGCGGGAGAGGAGAGTCCGAAGCGGGACAACAGATGTCGATGTGGAAAGGAGGGACAGGCTCATGTACGCGAAAAGCCTTGCCAAGAGTGTAGTCAACAAGCAGACACGCAAGCCTACAATTCAAGTTGTAGCAGAGGCAGAAGTACAAGTGGCTGCTGAACGGTCGCGGGGCCGGGGACAAGAGCCAAAGGAGCAGGCTGTCGAAGCTgaggaagacgaggaagTTGAGGAGGCTGAGACAAGTCTGTGGTGTGGCGATGAGGAAGCGGAAACTCAGCGAGAAGTTGCTGAGCCAGTCGCAGATAATAGCGATGATACAGAAGATGAAGACGCGATTGTGGATACCAGGAACCGACGGCGACAACCACGTGCCCGGCGCGTAGTGTCCGACAgcgaagaggaagagggtGATATGAGCGACTTGCAAGCCGCTGCTCATCCTCGCAAACCATCGTTCAAGATTCCTGAGCTCAAACCAACAGCGCCGGTCCAAGAGCCAGCGAACCTAACGTCCATGCGCCCACCGCACAGAAAAGGCCACAGTACCATATCGAATTGGGCGCAGGAAGTCATTGACCTTTCGGATTCGCCAGAGGCACCAGCATCTTTCGTCCTTCCACAACCGACCCACGTCCGGTCAAGTTCTTTCGCAGCATCATCTCGCCCTACCAGCTCAGCATCCAATGCTCCCTTAGCCATACTTACATATTCGCCAACGCCTACCAAGAAACGCTCGCCACGCAAAGCACCGCCTGTTTCGAGACCAGGAACACCCCCACTGGCTCCCCCTGGCCCAACTAAACTTGTATCGCCTTCCAAAAAGAAGTCTGCCATTCCGAAAGCTGCTGACATAGACGGAAGACCCAGCCTGGATGCTTTCTGGAATCCTGCAGCTGTGAATGATTGGACCGACCGCCACTCACCGACCAAACCCATCGTCTCTCCAAAGAAGCAGAAATGGAGGGAGGATATCGTCAAGATGATGGAAGGTGTAGCCCTAGAAGACAGCAGCGATGAAGGATACGAAAGCCCTACAGTCAGCCCCAAGAAAAAGCCAACCAGTCGCGGTCCAgtcaagaagaaggcacCTGAGATTACAGCAACGCCGAACATCAAGCAAATCCGCGAACAACGCAAAGCTTTCGCCGAGAGAAAACACGCCATAGCTGAGGCCTTCTTAGTCGAATTAGATAACAAAATTTCCGACGGTCGCATCCACGAACTTTCCAAACCTACAGGTGGCATCAAGCTAGTGTGGTCCAAAACTCTCAAAACAACAGCCGGTCGAGCAAATTGGCGTAGAGAGCAAATCCGCATTCGAACCGGCCCATTACCCACCGATACGCGTGTTGAAATCCGGCACCACTGCTCTATTGAACTCGCGGAAAAAGTAATCGACGACGAGGAACGCTTGTACAATGTCCTCGCGCACGAATTCTGTCATCTCACAACCTTTATGATTAGTGAAGTGCGCAACAATCCGCACGGCGCAGAGTTCAAATCGTGGGGCCGCAAGGCCACTGCCGCCTTCACAAATCAAGGCGTTGAAGTCACGACCAAGCACTCGTATCAAATCGAATACAAGTACGTCTGGGAATGCATTGCTTGCGGCTACGAGTTCAAGCGCCATTCGAAATCTGTGGATCCCGCACGCCATTCCTGCGGCAAGTGTAAGGGGAGACTTGCTCAGACGAAACCTACGCCGCGTGGTGTAGGCGCCGGTGCCGCTGTGGGCAAGGATGGAAAGAGGGAGAAGAGCGAGTACCAGGTTTTCGTCAAGGAGAACTTTGCAAGGGTGAAGAAGGACTTGGAGTTGGAGGGTAAGGATGCACAAATGGGGAAGGTGATGGAGGCGCTAGGCAAGGAGTATAGGGCGAGGAATGGGGTGAAAGGGACAGAGAAGGAGAAGGTTGTCATTGATTTGGAAGAGGCGTTGGGAGAGTTGAAGATTTAG
- a CDS encoding AcnA, Aconitase A has protein sequence MSHFKPTAKGGIITPGVSVAVTPSETSDSPVTLDDGQDENALATGSTTNLNDAPDAIMPYDGRCMPIDRDIVDDYDTPTTSSAMGTDDGTSDSTAPYGTRDAPINLDVHDYNTPTAGYSFGFDGVSDFTLMDDLASTMASPLTCGASDVDGQWDRKDVKKGQANSIISSYNRNFTGRNDANPATHSFVTSPDLVVAMTIAGTLNFNPLTDELTGADGKKFKLKEPTGAGLPANGYDPGQDTYQAPPEDHAKNLPILIKCQGKTTTDHISMAGPWLKYRGHLDNISNNMLIGAINAENGEANKVKNALNGEYGAVPDVARDYKKNGVPWVVIGDWNYGEGSSREHAALEPRHLGGAAIITRSFARIHETNLKKQGMLPLTFSDPADYDKIGPNDRVDLASTELAPGKPLTMTVHPADGSKEFQIKLSHTFNEGQIEWFKNGSALNTMAKNAKQ, from the exons ATGTCGCATTTCAAGCCAACTGCCAAGGGTGGTATCATCACCCCAGGTGTTTCTGTCGCTGTCACGCCATCTGAAACCAGTGATAGTCCAGTCACCTTGGATGATGGTCAAGACGAAAATGCACTAGCAACTGGGTCCACCACCAACCTCAACGATGCCCCGGATGCCATCATGCCATATGATGGCCGCTGCATGCCCATCGATCGGGACATCGTTGACGACTACGACACCCCAACGACAAGCTCTGCCATGGGTACCGATGATGGTACGTCGGACTCTACGGCCCCATACGGTACCCGCGACGCGCCCATTAATCTGGACGTTCATGACTATAACACACCAACGGCTGGCTACTCCTTCGGTTTCGATGGTGTGTCGGACTTCACGCTCATGGATGACCTCGCTTCTACCATGGCTTCTCCATTGACTTGTGGTGCTTCAGATGTTGATG GGCAGTGGGATCGCAAAGATGTAAAGAAGG GCCAAGCCAACTCCATCATCTCGTCCTACAACCGTAACTTCACAGGACGTAACGACGCCAACCCCGCCACCCACTCCTTCGTCACTTCGCCTGACCTCGTCGTCGCTATGACCATCGCCGGAACCTTGAACTTCAACCCACTTACAGATGAGCTGACCGGAGCCGACGGCAAGAAGTTCAAGCTCAAGGAGCCCACCGGTGCCGGTCTTCCTGCCAACGGCTACGACCCCGGTCAAGACACCTACCAGGCTCCCCCCGAGGACC ATGCAAAGAACCTCCCCATCCTTATCAAGTGCCAGGGAAAGACTACCACTGACCACATCTCCATGGCCGGTCCCTGGTTGAAGTACCGTGGACACTTGGACAACATTTCCAACAACATGTTGATTGGTGCTATCAACGCTGAGAACGGCGAGGCCAACAAGGTCAAGAACGCTCTCAACGGTGAATACGGTGCCGTTCCCGACGTTGCCCGTGACTACAAGAAGAACGGCGTCCCGTGGGTTGTCATTGGTGACTGGAACTATGGCGAGGGTTCTTCCCGTGAGCACGCTGCGCTTGAGCCCAGGCACTTGGGTGGCGCTGCCATCATTACCCGTTCCTTCGCCCGTATCCATGAGACCAACTTGAAGAAGCAGGGTATGCTTCCTCTTACCTTCTCCGACCCGGCCGACTACGACAAGATTGGCCCCAACGACAGGGTTGACTTGGCTTCCACCGAGCTTGCTCCCGGAAAGCCCTTGACCATGACTGTTCACCCTGCCGATGGCAGCAAGGAATTCCAAATCAAGCTCTCGCACACCTTCAACGAGGGCCAAATTGAGTGGTTCAAGAACGGTAGCGCTCTTAACACCATGGCCAAGAACGCCAAGCAGTAA
- a CDS encoding AcnA, Aconitase A produces the protein MQKFSRLGRLGQSLASRRQLATVSDAALSRKVEMTNWEKGHYINYKQMNDNLNIVRSRLNRPLTFAEKILYSHLDDPHGQEIERGSSYLKLRPDRVACQDATAQMAILQFMSAGLPSVATPTTVHCDHLIEAQVGGEKDLARANEINKEVYNFLSTSCAKYNIGFWKPGSGIIHQIVLENYAFPGALLIGTDSHTPNAGGLGMAAIGVGGADAVDVMAGLPWELKAPKVIGVKLTGKLSGWTAPKDIILKVAGILTVKGGTGAIVEYHGPGTESLSCTGMATICNMGAEIGATTSVFPFNDRMYDYLAATKRRDIGDFSREYASQLREDEGAQYDELIEINLDELEPHINGPFTPDLATPISKFKEAVKANNWPEELKVGLIGSCTNSSYEDMSRAASIAEDAMAHGVKAKSLFTVTPGSEQIRATIARDGQLKTFEEFGGMVLANACG, from the exons ATGCAGAAGTTCTCTAGGCTTGGCCGCTTGGGCCAGAGCCTTGCTTCGCGCAGGCAATTGGCTACTGTCAGCGATGCTGCTCTCTCCCGCAAGGTCGAAATGACAAACTGGGAGAAAGGCCACTACATCAACTACAAGCAGATGAACGACAACCTCAACATTGTCCGCTCGCGATTGAACCGCCCCCTCACTTTTGCCGAGAAGATTCTCTACTCCCACTTGGACGACCCCCACGGTCAAGAGATTGAGCGCGGCTCCAGCTACCTCAAGCTCCGTCCCGACCGTGTAGCTTGCCAGGATGCCACTGCTCAAATGGCTATTCTCCAATTCATGTCAGCTGGTCTGCCTTCGGTTGCTACTCCCACTACCGTCCACTGCGACCATCTCATCGAGGCTCAGGTCGGTGGTGAGAAGGATTTGGCCCGCGCCAACGAGATCAACAAAGAGGTCTACAACTTCTTGTCGACTTCTTGCGCAAAGTACAACATTGGTTTCTGGAAGCCCGGCTCTGGTATCATTCACCAGATTGTGCTTGAGAATTACGCTTTCCCTGGTGCTCTCCTCATCGGTACTGACTCGCACACTCCCAACGCTGGTGGTCTCGGTATGGCTGCTATTGGTGTCGGTGGTGCTGATGCCGTCGATGTCATGGCTGGTCTCCCCTGGGAGCTCAAGGCTCCCAAGGTTATTGGTGTTAAGCTGACCGGAAAGCTGTCCGGCTGGACTGCTCCCAAGG ACATCATTCTCAAGGTCGCCGGTATCCTCACTGTTAAGGGTGGAACTGGTGCTATCGTCGAATACCACGGACCCGGTACCGAGAGCTTGTCCTGCACCGGCATGGCCACCATCTGCAACATGGGTGCTGAGATTGGTGCCACCACCTCAGTCTTCCCCTTCAACGACCGCATGTACGACTACCTCGCTGCGACCAAGCGTCGCGACATTGGTGATTTCTCCCGCGAATATGCTTCCCAGCTCCGCGAGGATGAGGGTGCCCAGTACGACGAGCTCATTGAGATCAACCTTGACGAGCTCGAGCCCCACATCAACGGTCCCTTCACCCCCGATCTGGCTACACCCATCAGCAAGTTTAAGGAGGCTGTCAAGGCCAACAACTGGCCTGAGGAGCTCAAGGTCGGTCTTATCGGCTCTTGCACAAACTCCTCATACGAGGACATGAGCCGTGCTGCCTCCATCGCTGAGGATGCCATGGCTCACGGTGTCAAGGCCAAGTCCCTTTTCACCGTCACCCCCGGTTCCGAACAGATCAGGGCTACCATTGCTCGTGATGGTCAGCTCAAGACCTTTGAGGAGTTTGGTGGCATGGTCCTCGCAAACGCTTGCGGGTAA
- a CDS encoding UFD2, U1 Zn-finger-containing protein gives MPAIRGQDSKKKTRRHTRDLDQIHADLRDEKHLAQFKDAKPIEDLPGLGQYYCKECAKFFESDGNFVAHQKGKVHKRRVKQLREEPYSIKEAEAGMGFTTNNGKRTTLPAAPMEVDQVATTG, from the exons ATGCCAGCTATACGTGGACAGGACtccaagaagaagacgcgtCGTCATACGCGCGACCTCGACCAGATTCACGCTGACTTGCGCGACGAGAAGCACTTGGCCCAGTTCAAGGATGCAAAGCCCATAGAAGACTTGCCTGGTTTGGGCCAGTATTACTGCAAAGAATGCGCAAAGTTTTTCGAGAGCGATGGCAATTTTGTCGCCCACCAAAAGGGCAAGGTGCACAAGCGGAG AGTGAAGCAACTTCGCGAAGAACCCTATTCCATCAAAGAAGCAGAGGCCGGCATGGGCTTCACCACCAACAACGGAAAGCGCACAACGTTGCCCGCAGCCCCAATGGAAGTCGACCAGGTTGCGACGACTGGATGA
- a CDS encoding Mog1 domain containing protein — protein MEFTNTPLYGGAITVDLPSSFADASQIRQIPDNQEVYLDNSGYSSIVVEILEYVDKSSDEEALQYHFADLVDGTDDATTVVEQVGASMKSLPSTPLLTLSFVQTPPSINPHPNRKTPEYTFIHLLLLRLKEQETDILITINVPHYPGEYEKPAMGQQETELMRSSKLVREKVLETFEVKEWGLFEG, from the exons ATGGAATTCACAAATACCCCCCTCTACGGCGGCGCTATAACTGTCGACCTCCCCTCCAGCTTTGCCGACGCATC ACAAATCCGCCAAATCCCCGATAACCAAGAAGTCTACCTCGACAACAGCGGATACTCATCTATAGTAGTTGAGATCCTGGAATACGTGGACAAATCCAGTGATGAAGAGGCGTTGCAGTACCATTTTGCCGATTTGGTAGATGGAACGGATGATGCAACGACGGTGGTTGAGCAAGTTGGTGCGAGCATGAAGAGTTTGCC ATCAACCCCCCTCTTAACCCTCTCTTTTGTGCAAACTCCTCCATCAATCAACCCCCATCCTAACCGCAAAACCCCGGAATACACATTTATCcacctccttcttcttcgtctcaAAGAGCAGGAGACAGATATCTTGATTACCATCAATGTGCCCCATTATCCCGGTGAATACGAGAAGCCTGCTATGGGACAGCAAGAGACGGAGCTGATGAGGAGTAGTAAGCTGGTCAGGGAGAAGGTCTTGGAGACGTTTGAGGTCAAGGAGTGGGGCTTGTTTGAGGGATGA
- a CDS encoding histone acetyltransferase Spt10, with the protein MLIAYQDNSNSIAHVRPPAMPAMLDDPSAPVVYRTSGDVPYPPPGGPLPVGIAPGQVILRDRVTTATIIPFSAPNQVPLTLLAYLCDQLGREIEKGDTYPMVEPLSLDDFGPYWFGVFGAIMLIGEIQDGRALHEMARQGCDWERECLGSFYIKPNYPGRSSHVCNGGFLVTDASRNRGVGRLMGETYLDWAPKLGYTYSVFNLVYETNVASCRIWDALGFKRIGRVKGCGNLKSYPGELVDAIIYGRDLGQDDEFVSEERFDKIRFYLKNGKYPNGADRAEKSRLRSAATHYKLTPGKDDEPDRLWLKGKEVIPDPKQQYELAREIHHKHHGGINKTTAAIAEIYHWVRIKETVSQVIRNCPVCSEMNKGLSAMRQGQNQARAEGRSSSSFLHSTNTQPPLTPTPPSLFSPSQPPRRSDSPSSQLQLEASQHQGSFGRFSQHNQYDMPVDPALMEDVQTVNSLADLPPSPFLAAQSANSLPQLGHLEQHVDPSLNERAPTAAEEMRRRLNRANQYN; encoded by the exons ATGCTAATCGCGTATCAGGACAACTCAAACTCTATCGCCCACGTCCGTCCGCCCGCGATGCCTGCAATGCTAGATGATCCGAGTGCGCCTGTCGTATACAGAACGTCGGGCGACGTGCCGTATCCCCCGCCTGGTGGCCCGCTACCTGTGGGCATTGCCCCGGGTCAAGTGATCCTGCGCGACCGTGTCACTACCGCGACCATTATACCCTTTTCTGCGCCGAATCAAGTACCTCTCACACTGTTGGCATATCTATGCGACCAATTAGGCCGCGAGATTGAAAAGGGCGACACGTACCCTATGGTTGAGCCGCTTTCTCTCGACGACTTTGGTCCATACTGGTTCGGCGTCTTTGGCGCTATCATGCTGATCGGCGAAATACAAGATGGGAGAGCACTGCACGAGATGGCGCGCCAAGGTTGCGACTGGGAAAGGGAGTGCTTAGGGAGTTTCTACATCAAGCCCAACTATCCAGGACGGTCGAGCCATGTCTGCAACGGCGGGTTTCTAGTCACGGATGCATCGCGTAATCGGGGCGTTGGTCGCTTGATGGGCGAGACATATCTGGACTGGGCTCCTAAGCTG GGCTACACCTACTCCGTCTTTAACCTCGTATACGAAACCAATGTCGCTTCCTGTCGTATATGGGATGCTCTCGGCTTCAAGCGCATCGGTCGTGTCAAAGGCTGCGGTAACCTCAAGTCGTATCCTGGTGAACTGGTTGATGCCATTATATATGGGCGTGACTTGGGTCAAGATGACGAATTCGTGTCAGAGGAACGCTTTGACAAGATCCGCTTCTATTTAAAGAACGGTAAATACCCAAATGGTGCCGATAGAGCGGAGAAAAGCCGTCTCCGTAGTGCGGCGACGCACTACAAGCTCACACCTGGCAAAGACGACGAGCCTGACAGATTGTGGCTCAAAGGCAAAGAAGTCATTCCGGACCCCAAGCAGCAATACGAGCTTGCGCGGGAGAtacatcacaaacaccaTGGTGGTATTAATAAGACAACTGCAGCCATTGCGGAGATATATCATTGGGTTCGCATAAAGGAGACAGTCAGTCAGGTCATTCGTAACTGTCCTGTATGCAGTGAGATGAACAAGGGCCTTTCTGCCATGCGACAGGGACAAAACCAGGCGCGAGCAGAAGGACGATCGAGCTCAAGCTTCTTACATTCTACCAACACTCAACCCCCACTAACTCCCACCCCGCCGAGCCTCTTTTCACCATCTCAGCCTCCACGTCGCTCCGACTCGCCGAGTTCCCAGCTCCAACTTGAAGCCTCACAGCACCAGGGTTCCTTTGGACGGTTTTCACAACACAACCAGTACGATATGCCGGTCGATCCCGCGCTCATGGAGGATGTACAAACTGTGAACAGTCTTGCAGATCTTCCGCCTTCGCCGTTCCTCGCTGCTCAAAGTGCGAACAGTTTGCCGCAGTTAGGCCATCTCGAGCAGCATGTTGATCCAAGCTTGAATGAGCGGGCGCCCACTGCTGCCGAGGAAATGCGGAGAAGGTTGAACCGGGCTAATCAGTACAACTAA